CCTGGGGAGTGCCAGACACTGCTGTTTTGAATATACCTTTTGGAATACCCGCAGGAGCCACCGGAATGCGTATCCGTACACGAATTAACGGTAGTCCGAATGGAGCCGGAGATGCTTGTAGTTTCTACGGAAGTGGCGAAACAGAAGACTATACCATTACTGTTGATATTGGAAATGGGATTGTAAAAAATGAAGCTGTAGAAGCCATTGGTCTATATCCAAATCCTGCTAATAATACAGTTATTGTGCTACTTTCTAAAGAAATTGAATTTCCTGCTAAGCTCGTGTTGACGAATATGCTTGGTGAACTAATTAGTGAAACTAGCATTAGTACTTACAGAACAGAATTAACTCTTACCGACTATCCTAAAGGAATTTATTTTGTTAGTGTAGTAAGTAAACAAGGGAGCAGTTATAAGAAGTTGGTGAAGGAATAATTCATACGCACAGTTAATTGTTACTGCGCGATAGAACCCACTAATGTAATGTTATACTATGGGTAATAATGGTTTATTTAAAATACTTTTTAAAAGCCTCGGTTTCAAATTTTTGATTCATGTAGTCTTTTTGAAATACGGTAACCGAAAACTCAAACAAAGGATAGGCATGATCGATGTGTACAAAGCGGCTTAGGTTCTTAATACAAAAATCGAGTATAAAAGCAGGATCAAAATAAGCTAAATCGGGATCGGTAAAAGTACGGTGTGAAGTAAGCATGTTGAAGGAAATACCAATGCGTGAAATTTCGAACATGCGTTTTATCATGCTGCACACAAACTCTGTAATTTCGGCTTCATTTCCACCGGTATTTAAATTTAAGGTTCCGCTCAGCAAGGTAACATCTGCCATTGGGATATTTTTATCGCTGATAAGATTGAAATTTTCAACCGAAATATTCGGATACTTTTTTCGCGAAAGCTCAATCATTTCTGGCACAATTTCAATTCCTGAATACTGATGTGCAATTTTCTTATCTAACAAATACTGGTGTAAATCGCAGGTACCACAACCTATATCGTGCAAGGTATAGCAGTTTTTATCTAGCTCAAATTCGCGAATAATTCGTTCAAAACGTAATTGCTGTGTTTCGCTGTTGTTTTGAAAGGTACCTTCCGGAGTATCGCCATGGGCAATGAAATTTGGACGATACGCGTCTAATTGAGCTTTAATAATTTTATCTGAATTCATAGTATACCAATTTTTATCCTGCTTTAGCTAGCTGTAACAAGTAAACATCCACTATTCTATATTAAACGTTTTACGCACCGAATACAAAGGCCGGTTCTTTACTTCTGCATAAATATTTGCAAGGTAGCGCCCAATAAATCCAAGCATCAAAATAATTAAACTACCAAAGAAAAAGATACTTAAAATAATGGAAGTATAGCCCGGTACCACTGTATCTGAAATATACAAGTACAAGTTATAAAAGGAGGCAAGTGTTGTGAGTAAAAAAATAATCCAACCAAAATGTATCATTATATTTAGCGGAGCACTGCTAAAACTAATAATCACATCAATCATCAAATTAAAACGCTTAATAAAATTATAATTGCTTTTACCTTGAGTTCGTTTTTGATTTTCAATTTCAACTGTAGTAAAAGATAATCCAATATCGTTAACTATACCGGCAATGGTTCTATTTTGTTCGTTGTAAGTATTAAAGCGGTTCAAAAATTCGCG
This region of Bacteroidota bacterium genomic DNA includes:
- a CDS encoding class I SAM-dependent methyltransferase codes for the protein MNSDKIIKAQLDAYRPNFIAHGDTPEGTFQNNSETQQLRFERIIREFELDKNCYTLHDIGCGTCDLHQYLLDKKIAHQYSGIEIVPEMIELSRKKYPNISVENFNLISDKNIPMADVTLLSGTLNLNTGGNEAEITEFVCSMIKRMFEISRIGISFNMLTSHRTFTDPDLAYFDPAFILDFCIKNLSRFVHIDHAYPLFEFSVTVFQKDYMNQKFETEAFKKYFK